A window of Rhinolophus ferrumequinum isolate MPI-CBG mRhiFer1 chromosome X, mRhiFer1_v1.p, whole genome shotgun sequence contains these coding sequences:
- the PABPC1L2A gene encoding polyadenylate-binding protein 1-like 2: MASLYVGDLHPEVTEAMLYEKFSPAGPILSIRICRDKITRRSLGYAYVNYQQPLDAKRALETLNFDVIKGRPVRIMWSQRDPSLRKSGVGNVFIKNLGKTIDNKALYNIFSAFGNILSCKVACDEKGPKGYGFVHFQKQESAERAIDAMNGMFLNYRKIFVGRFKSHKEREAERGAWARQSTSADVKNFQEDTDDGATLR; this comes from the coding sequence ATGGCCTCGCTGTACGTGGGGGACCTGCACCCGGAGGTGACAGAGGCGATGCTGTACGAGAAGTTCAGCCCGGCGGGGCCCATTCTGTCCATCCGCATCTGCAGGGACAAGATCACCCGCCGCTCCTTGGGCTACGCGTACGTCAACTACCAGCAGCCGCTGGACGCCAAGCGGGCCCTGGAGACCCTGAACTTCGATGTCATCAAGGGCAGGCCGGTGCGCATTATGTGGTCCCAGCGGGACCCGTCGCTGCGCAAGAGCGGGGTGGGCAATGTCTTCATCAAGAACCTGGGCAAGACCATCGACAACAAGGCGCTGTACAACATCTTCTCGGCGTTCGGCAACATTCTCTCCTGCAAAGTGGCCTGCGACGAAAAGGGGCCCAAGGGCTACGGTTTCGTGCACTTCCAGAAACAGGAGTCCGCCGAGCGCGCCATCGATGCCATGAACGGCATGTTCCTGAACTACCGCAAAATTTTCGTCGGCAGGTTCAAGTCGCACAAAGAACGAGAGGCCGAGAGGGGGGCCTGGGCCAGGCAGTCCACCAGTGCTGACGTCAAGAATTTCCAGGAAGACACCGACGACGGGGCCACCTTGCGATGA